One Setaria viridis chromosome 3, Setaria_viridis_v4.0, whole genome shotgun sequence DNA window includes the following coding sequences:
- the LOC117849686 gene encoding AP-2 complex subunit sigma isoform X2 has protein sequence MIRFILLQNRQGKTRLAKYYVPLEDSEKHKVHRLVVNRDPKFTNFVEFRTHKVIYRRYAGLFFSMCVDITDNELAYLECIHLFVEILDHFFSNVCELDLVFNFHKVYLILDEFILAGELQETSKRAIIERMGELEKLE, from the exons ATG ATCCGGTTCATCCTGCTGCAGAACCGCCAGGGGAAGACGCGGCTGGCCAAGTACTACGTCCCGCTCGAGGACTCGGAGAAGCACAAG GTGCATCGGCTCGTGGTCAACCGGGACCCCAAGTTCACCAACTTCGTCGAG TTCCGTACACACAAAGTCATCTACAGGAGATATGCAGGACTCTTTTTCTCGATGTGTGTGGATATCACCGACAATGAGTTGGCATACTTGGAATGTATCCATCTGTTTGTCGAGATATTGGACCATTTCTTCAGCAATGTTTGTGAACTTGATTTAGTATTTAACTTCCACAAG GTCTACTTGATATTGGATGAGTTTATTCTTGCTGGAGAGCTTCAAGAAACAAGCAAAAGG GCAATTATAGAGAGGATGGGCGAGCTTGAGAAGCTggaatga
- the LOC117849686 gene encoding AP-2 complex subunit sigma isoform X1 — translation MIRFILLQNRQGKTRLAKYYVPLEDSEKHKVEYDVHRLVVNRDPKFTNFVEFRTHKVIYRRYAGLFFSMCVDITDNELAYLECIHLFVEILDHFFSNVCELDLVFNFHKVYLILDEFILAGELQETSKRAIIERMGELEKLE, via the exons ATG ATCCGGTTCATCCTGCTGCAGAACCGCCAGGGGAAGACGCGGCTGGCCAAGTACTACGTCCCGCTCGAGGACTCGGAGAAGCACAAGGTCGAGTACGAC GTGCATCGGCTCGTGGTCAACCGGGACCCCAAGTTCACCAACTTCGTCGAG TTCCGTACACACAAAGTCATCTACAGGAGATATGCAGGACTCTTTTTCTCGATGTGTGTGGATATCACCGACAATGAGTTGGCATACTTGGAATGTATCCATCTGTTTGTCGAGATATTGGACCATTTCTTCAGCAATGTTTGTGAACTTGATTTAGTATTTAACTTCCACAAG GTCTACTTGATATTGGATGAGTTTATTCTTGCTGGAGAGCTTCAAGAAACAAGCAAAAGG GCAATTATAGAGAGGATGGGCGAGCTTGAGAAGCTggaatga